One Astatotilapia calliptera chromosome 1, fAstCal1.2, whole genome shotgun sequence DNA segment encodes these proteins:
- the znf319a gene encoding zinc finger protein 319 — translation MTEAWQQQQHAVAPPSVVHTLPQGTDNPLGCAVYGVVLQPDTSLQQPQHGQQHAVQAQQPSLQVGGERGHKCGACGHDISHLANPHEHQCMVTQDRSFQCTQCMKIFSQATDLLEHQCVQVEQKPFVCGVCKMGFSLLTSLAQHHNSHGNGNNPMKCSICEKTYRPGSGNATPTSSAANPQQPSTGETSGGGAAISASSPPAFEASAPDRPYKCSVCHKSFRHLSELTRHERIHTGEKPYKCDTCDKSFSQSSHLAHHQRTHSSERPYKCAVCEKSFKHRSHLVRHMYAHSGEHLFKCNLCEMHFKESSELLHHQCQPEGERPFRCGSCGKSFKRPSDLRQHERTHSEERPFQCEECQMSFKQQYALVRHRRTHKNPADRPFKCNLCDKGFLQPSHLLYHQQVHGMESLFKCASCQKSFSQSGELLRHKCGGEVEKPYKCDVCGKGYKKNSTLQRHQNSHCTEKPLKCSLCDKRFVSSSEFVQHRCDPTREKPLKCPDCEKRFRYSSELQRHRRVHTGEKPFKCANCDKSFKQREHLAKHQSVHSRETQFKCVWCGERFVDLTALQEHTVQHTAEGESFPEAPCIP, via the coding sequence ATGACGGAGGCGTGGCAACAGCAACAGCATGCAGTGGCTCCACCCTCTGTTGTGCACACGCTTCCCCAAGGGACTGACAACCCTCTGGGTTGCGCTGTGTATGGAGTCGTCCTGCAGCCAGACACCTCCCTGCAGCAGCCCCAGCATGGCCAGCAGCATGCTGTTCAAGCTCAGCAGCCTTCGCTGCAGGTAGGGGGCGAGAGAGGGCACAAGTGCGGAGCCTGTGGCCACGACATATCTCACCTGGCCAACCCCCATGAGCACCAGTGTATGGTAACTCAAGACAGATCCTTCCAGTGCACGCAGTGCATGAAGATCTTCAGTCAGGCGACAGACCTTTTAGAGCATCAGTGTGTGCAGGTGGAACAGAAGCCTTTTGTGTGTGGTGTATGTAAGATGGGTTTCTCATTACTCACCTCCTTGGCTCAGCATCACAACTCACATGGCAACGGAAACAATCCAATGAAATGTTCCATCTGTGAGAAAACCTACCGGCCGGGTTCTGGGAACGCAACCCCCACCTCGTCAGCTGCCAACCCTCAGCAGCCCTCCACCGGGGAGACATCCGGTGGAGGCGCAGCAATCAGTGCCTCGTCTCCTCCTGCATTTGAGGCTTCTGCACCAGACAGGCCATATAAGTGCTCCGTGTGCCACAAGTCCTTTCGCCATTTGTCAGAGTTGACACGTCACGAAAGAATACACACTGGCGAAAAGCCATACAAATGTGACACGTGCGATAAAAGCTTCAGTCAGTCTTCACACCTGGCACACCACCAGCGTACGCACAGCTCAGAGAGACCATATAAATGTGCTGTATGCGAGAAGAGCTTTAAACACCGCTCCCACCTCGTGCGGCACATGTACGCTCATTCAGGCGAGCACCTTTTCAAGTGCAATTTGTGCGAGATGCACTTTAAGGAGTCATCCGAGCTTCTGCATCATCAATGCCAGCCAGAAGGCGAGAGGCCTTTCCGCTGTGGGTCATGTGGAAAGAGCTTTAAGCGGCCGTCTGACCTGCGACAACACGAGCGCACCCACTCTGAGGAGCGACCTTTCCAGTGCGAGGAGTGCCAGATGAGCTTCAAACAGCAGTATGCACTCGTTCGCCACCGTCGCACTCACAAGAACCCAGCTGACCGCCCTTTCAAGTGCAACCTCTGCGATAAGGGCTTTCTCCAGCCATCCCACCTGCTGTACCACCAGCAGGTTCATGGCATGGAAAGCCTCTTTAAGTGCGCCTCCTGCCAGAAGTCGTTCAGTCAGTCGGGAGAACTTTTGCGGCACAAATGCGGCGGCGAAGTGGAGAAACCCTACAAGTGCGATGTGTGCGGCAAAGGTTACAAAAAGAATTCAACGCTGCAGCGCCACCAGAACTCTCACTGCACAGAGAAGCCGCTAAAGTGCTCGCTATGCGACAAGCGTTTCGTGTCATCCTCAGAGTTCGTCCAGCACCGCTGTGACCCGACTCGAGAGAAGCCGCTCAAATGCCCCGACTGTGAAAAGCGCTTCAGGTATTCGTCCGAGTTGCAACGCCATCGCCGCGTTCACACGGGGGAGAAGCCCTTCAAATGCGCAAACTGCGACAAGAGCTTCAAGCAGCGTGAGCACCTGGCCAAGCACCAGAGTGTGCACTCGCGTGAGACGCAGTTTAAGTGCGTGTGGTGTGGCGAGCGTTTTGTTGACCTCACAGCCCTGCAGGAGCACACGGTCCAGCACACCGCAGAGGGCGAGAGTTTTCCTGAAGCTCCCTGCATCCCGTGA